Below is a genomic region from Ammonifex degensii KC4.
TCTCGCCGGGTTCGAACCCTGCCTTCCAGCAGATCTGGGCCCGGCCTTTGACCAGAACCGGTATGCCGTACACTCGGCAGGTTAAGGGGCGGAAAGGATAAAGAATGCACTCGCCTTTCTCGTCAAGGAGCGGGCAGCGGACACGCTCCCGGGCCATTATCCGGTTCTGCATGTAAGGGTCATCCGGGTGCCGGGCCAGCTTGCGCTCAAGCTCCATGAGCTGTCCTTCCGCCTCGGCGGCCCGCTCCAAAGCCGCCCGGCGCTGCTCCTCCGGCAGTTCGTCGAACTTCTCTCTGAGGTACACCGCCTCTACCGGGAAAAGGCCAAAGACGGCGTAGCAACAGTCGGTACATCCGGGCTGGCACTTAACCAGGCTGCCGAACTTTTCGCGCGTCTGGGCGAAGATGAGATCGGCCCACTCCACCAACTCTTCGTAGGCAGCGCGAATCTCTTCCTTCATTCTTCCTTCCCCCGCTTAAGGTAAGGCTTCATGGCTTCTTGAAACTCCGGGTGAACGGGAAACTGATATTTGAGCGCCAACTCCAGGTGCTCGGCGGCCCGCTCGTAGTCCCCTTTTAGATAGTAAGCGCAGGCCAGGTTGTTGTGGGCCAGCCCAAAATCAGGAGCCACCTCTACAGCGGTCTTACCTACTTCTATCGCCTTATCGATATCCCCCTTCTGCAGGTAGGCGCTCACCAGGTTGCACCAGGCCTGAGCCATCCTGGGCTCCAGCTCTAGGGCCTTTTCCAGGGCCGAAATGGCCTCCTCCGTGCGCTCAAGCTGCAAGTAAGCAAAACCTAGGTTAGCGTAACCGCGCGAGTAGCGCGGCTCGATCTCTATAGCGGCTTTATTGGCCTCGATGACCTTCTCCAACTCTCCCCGCTTGAAGTAGATGTAACCTAGGTTAACCCAGGCCTCGAACATTCTCAGCCCGTTCTGGATAGCCTCTAAGAAATAATCCTCCGCCTCTTCCAGGCGCCCTTCCTGCAAAGCCATGACTCCCAGATTGTAAAGTGAGGTGGCGCACTCCGGATTCTCGTTCAGCCTGGCCTGTTGCTCAGCCACAAATCTTTTGAAGCCACTTTCCTTTTCCATCAAAAAACCTCCCTTACAGCGCACTGCCTTAAAGGAAAGTAAGCGGAGGCCACCTTTACGGCAGCCTCCGCCAGCCAGATCCTCCGGCCAAGACTACTCCATGTCAGTGGTCTCGGCTTCCCTTCCCTTCAGGCAGTACATGGTGGTGCTGCCCGTAGAGAAGTAGGCCACCTTGTCCTCGTTCACCAGTTCGTTGCAGGCCTTCTTGATGTCGCGCGTGCTGGCATCCGGGAACTTCTGCTTCACAGCCTTCTCGATGTCCTT
It encodes:
- a CDS encoding tetratricopeptide repeat protein, with translation MEKESGFKRFVAEQQARLNENPECATSLYNLGVMALQEGRLEEAEDYFLEAIQNGLRMFEAWVNLGYIYFKRGELEKVIEANKAAIEIEPRYSRGYANLGFAYLQLERTEEAISALEKALELEPRMAQAWCNLVSAYLQKGDIDKAIEVGKTAVEVAPDFGLAHNNLACAYYLKGDYERAAEHLELALKYQFPVHPEFQEAMKPYLKRGKEE
- a CDS encoding YkgJ family cysteine cluster protein, with amino-acid sequence MKEEIRAAYEELVEWADLIFAQTREKFGSLVKCQPGCTDCCYAVFGLFPVEAVYLREKFDELPEEQRRAALERAAEAEGQLMELERKLARHPDDPYMQNRIMARERVRCPLLDEKGECILYPFRPLTCRVYGIPVLVKGRAQICWKAGFEPGEKYPTFNLDTAYRELYRLSQKLLGEEEKAGLLLSLPLVLRTPVENLLNGNWKNKT
- a CDS encoding dissimilatory sulfite reductase D family protein, with the protein product MLEDIKNAIVEYLTNAKKSKHYFKDIEKAVKQKFPDASTRDIKKACNELVNEDKVAYFSTGSTTMYCLKGREAETTDME